The following coding sequences lie in one Rutidosis leptorrhynchoides isolate AG116_Rl617_1_P2 chromosome 4, CSIRO_AGI_Rlap_v1, whole genome shotgun sequence genomic window:
- the LOC139843686 gene encoding puromycin-sensitive aminopeptidase-like isoform X1 yields MARLIIPCKGSSLPKTCILGLISSVHLQATSHVPSVKFTNTIRKYSRYHSSQIIHRSSRFPYHSSPRLNQTSRTLVCSVATDSAPKSVEESESKMDAPKEIFLKDYKLPDYYFDTVDLSFSLGEEKTTVCAKISVIPRVNGAAAPLVLDGFDLKLISVKINGNQLKEEDFHHDPRHLILTSPPSGNFILETVTEIYPQINTSLEGLYKSSGNFCTQCEAEGFRKITFYQDRPDIMAKYTCRIEADKSLYPVLLSNGNLIEQGDLEGGKHFALWEDPFKKPCYLFALVAGQLESRDDTFTTCSGRKVDLRIWVPAADLPKTEHAMYSLKAAMKWDEDVFGREYDLDIFNIVSVPDFNMGAMENKSLNIFNSKLVLASPETATDADYAAILGVIGHEYFHNWTGNRVTCRDWFQLSLKEGLTVFRDQEFSSDLGSRTVKRIGDVSKLRIYQFSQDAGPMAHPVRPHSYIKMDNFYTVTVYEKGAEVVRMYKTLLGSQGFRKGTDLYFQRHDGQAVTCEDFFAAMRDANDADFANFLLWYSQAGTPVVNVTSSYNAEARTFSLKFSQTVPPTPGQPNKEPMFIPVAVGLLDSNGKDMPLSSIHHDGKLESVSCGGQPVHTTVLRVTKGEEEFVFSDVSEKPIPSLLRGYSAPIRLNSDLTENDLFFLLAHDSDEFNRWEAGQILARKLMLSQVVNFQKDNALVIDPQFVHGFKCIILDSSLDKEFIAKAITLPGEGEIMDMMEVADPDAVHAVRSFIRKQLASELKQEFLNLVKENRSSEKYEFNHANMARRALKNTALAYLASLEDKEINELVLNEYKTATNMTDQFSALAALAQKPGKARDEALADFYNQWQDDYLVVNKWFALQSSSDIPGNVENVRKLLSHPAFDLKNPNKVYSLIGGFCASPVNFHAKDGSGYEFLGEIVVQLDKLNPQVASRMVSAFSRWKRYDETRQNLAKAQLEMIVSANGLSENVYEISSKSLAV; encoded by the exons ATGGCTCGATTGATTATACCCTGCAAAGGTTCAAGCTTGCCGAAGACTTGTATCTTGGGTTTGATTTCCTCAGTTCAT CTTCAAGCTACTTCTCATGTACCGTCAGTAAAATTCACAAATACCATCCGCAAGTATAGTCGTTATCATAGTTCACAG ATTATACATAGAAGTAGCAGATTTCCATACCATTCTTCGCCG AGATTAAATCAAACAAGTAGGACACTTGTTTGTTCTGTGGCAACAGATTCTGCGCCAAAGTCGGTTGAAGAATCAGAATCGAAAATGGATGCTCCCAAGGAAATCTTCCTTAAAGATTATAAATTACCAGACTACTACTTTGATACG GTGGATCTATCGTTTTCGTTGGGGGAAGAAAAAACAACCGTGTGTGCTAAAATCAGTGTTATTCCTAGAGTTAATG GTGCTGCAGCTCCATTGGTTTTGGATGGGTTTGATCTTAAGCTGATTTCAGTTAAAATCAATGGAAATCAATTGAAG GAGGAAGATTTTCACCATGACCCACGCCATCTAATTCTAACGTCACCTCCAAGTGGGAATTTTATCTTGGAAACCGTCACTGAGATTTATCCGCAAATTAACACATCATTGGAG GGTCTATACAAGTCATCTGGTAATTTCTGCACACAATGTGAGGCCGAAGGTTTCCGAAAGATCACATTTTATCAG GACCGTCCTGATATTATGGCGAAATATACTTGTCGTATAGAGGCTGACAAGTCACTATACCCTGTATTGTTGTCGAATGGAAACCTCATTGAGCAAGGTGACCTAGAG GGTGGCAAGCATTTTGCCCTTTGGGAAGATCCATTTAAGAAGCCTTGCTATCTGTTTGCATTAGTTGCAGGACAGTTAGAGAGCCGAGACGACACTTTCACGACCTGCTCAGGCCGTAAAGTGGACCTTAGAATTTGGGTCCCGGCAGCCGATCTCCCAAAAACCGAACACGCCATGTACTCTCTTAAAGCAGCCATGAAGTGGGACGAAGAT GTTTTTGGCCGTGAATACGATCTTGACATCTTTAACATTGTGTCTGTTCCTGATTTCAACAT GGGAGCTATGGAAAACAAGAGTTTGAAT ATCTTCAATTCAAAACTTGTTTTGGCATCACCAGAAACTGCTACAGATGCAGATTATGCTGCAATTTTGGGTGTCATTGGTCATGAG TATTTTCATAATTGGACCGGCAACAG AGTGACATGTCGTGACTGGTTCCAGTTGAGCTTGAAGGAAGGTCTTACCGTTTTTCGCGATCAG GAATTTTCATCTGATTTGGGAAGCCGAACAGTCAAGCGGATTGGAGACGTTTCAAAGCTCCGTATATACCAATTTTCGcag GATGCGGGTCCCATGGCTCACCCCGTTAGGCCTCACTCTTACATTAAG ATGGATAACTTCTATACAGTAACG gtTTATGAAAAGGGAGCCGAAGTTGTGCGCATGTACAAAACGTTATTGGGAAGCCAAGGGTTCCGAAAG GGTACGGATTTGTATTTCCAAAGACACGATGGACAAGCTGTAACTTGTGAAGATTTCTTTGCTGCTATGCGAGATGCTAACGATGCGGATTTTGCTAATTTCTTGCTATG GTATTCACAAGCTGGGACTCCTGTTGTGAATGTTACCTCTTCTTACAACGCTGAAGCTCGTACCTTTTCTTTGAAGTTTAG TCAAACAGTTCCACCTACGCCAGGTCAGCCAAATAAAGAACCAATGTTTATTCCCGTGGCTGTGGGGCTGCTCGATTCAAACGGCAAGGATATGCCGTTATCATCTATCCATCATGACGGGAAGTTAGAGTCTGTTTCATGTGGTGGTCAGCCCGTTCACACAACCGTTCTTAGAGTAACAAAG GGCGAAGAAGAGTTCGTGTTCTCTGATGTGTCCGAGAAACCTATTCCATCCCTGTTGCGAGGTTATAGTGCTCCTATTCGCCTAAACTCTGATCTCACAGAGAACGATTTGTTTTTCCTTCTTGCTCATGATTCAGATGAGTTCAATCG GTGGGAAGCTGGACAAATATTGGCAAGAAAATTAATGCTAAGTCAAGTTGTTAATTTCCAAAAAGATAATGCGTTGGTTATTGATCCACAGTTTGTGCATGGTTTTAAGTGTATAATCTTGGATTCGAGTCTAGATAAG GAATTTATTGCAAAAGCAATAACTCTCCCCGGTGAAGGTGAGATAATGGACATGATGGAAGTAGCCGATCCCGATGCGGTCCATGCAGTTCGGTCCTTTATCAGAAAACAGCTCGCTTCTGAATTGAAACAAGAGTTTTTAAATCTG GTGAAAGAAAATAGGAGCTCTGAGAAGTACGAGTTCAACCACGCCAATATGGCAAGACGTGCACTAAAGAACACCGCTCTCG cgtatCTTGCATCTCTTGAGGACAAAGAGATTAATGAGCTTGTGTTGAATGAATACAAAACGGCGACAAATATGACGGATCAGTTTTCAGCTCTGGCAGCTTTAGCTCAGAAACCTGGTAAAGCGCGAGATGAAGCTTTGGCGGATTTTTATAACCAATGGCAGGACGACTACTTG GTGGTTAACAAGTGGTTTGCGCTTCAATCCTCGTCTGATATTCCTGGGAACGTTGAGAATGTTCGGAAGCTTTTGAGCCACCCAGCATTTGACTTAAAAAATCCCAACAAG GTGTATTCACTGATTGGAGGATTTTGTGCATCACCGGTTAATTTCCATGCAAAAGATGGTTCCGGCTACGAGTTCTTGGGAGAAATTGTGGTGCAGCTTGACAAACTGAACCCTCAG GTGGCGTCTCGGATGGTTTCGGCCTTTTCTAGGTGGAAGCGCTATGATGAAACCCGACAAAACCTTGCCAAG GCGCAACTGGAGATGATTGTGTCGGCTAATGGGCTATCCGAAAATGTTTACGAGATCTCTTCGAAGAGTTTGGCTGTTTAG
- the LOC139843686 gene encoding puromycin-sensitive aminopeptidase-like isoform X2, which produces MDAPKEIFLKDYKLPDYYFDTVDLSFSLGEEKTTVCAKISVIPRVNGAAAPLVLDGFDLKLISVKINGNQLKEEDFHHDPRHLILTSPPSGNFILETVTEIYPQINTSLEGLYKSSGNFCTQCEAEGFRKITFYQDRPDIMAKYTCRIEADKSLYPVLLSNGNLIEQGDLEGGKHFALWEDPFKKPCYLFALVAGQLESRDDTFTTCSGRKVDLRIWVPAADLPKTEHAMYSLKAAMKWDEDVFGREYDLDIFNIVSVPDFNMGAMENKSLNIFNSKLVLASPETATDADYAAILGVIGHEYFHNWTGNRVTCRDWFQLSLKEGLTVFRDQEFSSDLGSRTVKRIGDVSKLRIYQFSQDAGPMAHPVRPHSYIKMDNFYTVTVYEKGAEVVRMYKTLLGSQGFRKGTDLYFQRHDGQAVTCEDFFAAMRDANDADFANFLLWYSQAGTPVVNVTSSYNAEARTFSLKFSQTVPPTPGQPNKEPMFIPVAVGLLDSNGKDMPLSSIHHDGKLESVSCGGQPVHTTVLRVTKGEEEFVFSDVSEKPIPSLLRGYSAPIRLNSDLTENDLFFLLAHDSDEFNRWEAGQILARKLMLSQVVNFQKDNALVIDPQFVHGFKCIILDSSLDKEFIAKAITLPGEGEIMDMMEVADPDAVHAVRSFIRKQLASELKQEFLNLVKENRSSEKYEFNHANMARRALKNTALAYLASLEDKEINELVLNEYKTATNMTDQFSALAALAQKPGKARDEALADFYNQWQDDYLVVNKWFALQSSSDIPGNVENVRKLLSHPAFDLKNPNKVYSLIGGFCASPVNFHAKDGSGYEFLGEIVVQLDKLNPQVASRMVSAFSRWKRYDETRQNLAKAQLEMIVSANGLSENVYEISSKSLAV; this is translated from the exons ATGGATGCTCCCAAGGAAATCTTCCTTAAAGATTATAAATTACCAGACTACTACTTTGATACG GTGGATCTATCGTTTTCGTTGGGGGAAGAAAAAACAACCGTGTGTGCTAAAATCAGTGTTATTCCTAGAGTTAATG GTGCTGCAGCTCCATTGGTTTTGGATGGGTTTGATCTTAAGCTGATTTCAGTTAAAATCAATGGAAATCAATTGAAG GAGGAAGATTTTCACCATGACCCACGCCATCTAATTCTAACGTCACCTCCAAGTGGGAATTTTATCTTGGAAACCGTCACTGAGATTTATCCGCAAATTAACACATCATTGGAG GGTCTATACAAGTCATCTGGTAATTTCTGCACACAATGTGAGGCCGAAGGTTTCCGAAAGATCACATTTTATCAG GACCGTCCTGATATTATGGCGAAATATACTTGTCGTATAGAGGCTGACAAGTCACTATACCCTGTATTGTTGTCGAATGGAAACCTCATTGAGCAAGGTGACCTAGAG GGTGGCAAGCATTTTGCCCTTTGGGAAGATCCATTTAAGAAGCCTTGCTATCTGTTTGCATTAGTTGCAGGACAGTTAGAGAGCCGAGACGACACTTTCACGACCTGCTCAGGCCGTAAAGTGGACCTTAGAATTTGGGTCCCGGCAGCCGATCTCCCAAAAACCGAACACGCCATGTACTCTCTTAAAGCAGCCATGAAGTGGGACGAAGAT GTTTTTGGCCGTGAATACGATCTTGACATCTTTAACATTGTGTCTGTTCCTGATTTCAACAT GGGAGCTATGGAAAACAAGAGTTTGAAT ATCTTCAATTCAAAACTTGTTTTGGCATCACCAGAAACTGCTACAGATGCAGATTATGCTGCAATTTTGGGTGTCATTGGTCATGAG TATTTTCATAATTGGACCGGCAACAG AGTGACATGTCGTGACTGGTTCCAGTTGAGCTTGAAGGAAGGTCTTACCGTTTTTCGCGATCAG GAATTTTCATCTGATTTGGGAAGCCGAACAGTCAAGCGGATTGGAGACGTTTCAAAGCTCCGTATATACCAATTTTCGcag GATGCGGGTCCCATGGCTCACCCCGTTAGGCCTCACTCTTACATTAAG ATGGATAACTTCTATACAGTAACG gtTTATGAAAAGGGAGCCGAAGTTGTGCGCATGTACAAAACGTTATTGGGAAGCCAAGGGTTCCGAAAG GGTACGGATTTGTATTTCCAAAGACACGATGGACAAGCTGTAACTTGTGAAGATTTCTTTGCTGCTATGCGAGATGCTAACGATGCGGATTTTGCTAATTTCTTGCTATG GTATTCACAAGCTGGGACTCCTGTTGTGAATGTTACCTCTTCTTACAACGCTGAAGCTCGTACCTTTTCTTTGAAGTTTAG TCAAACAGTTCCACCTACGCCAGGTCAGCCAAATAAAGAACCAATGTTTATTCCCGTGGCTGTGGGGCTGCTCGATTCAAACGGCAAGGATATGCCGTTATCATCTATCCATCATGACGGGAAGTTAGAGTCTGTTTCATGTGGTGGTCAGCCCGTTCACACAACCGTTCTTAGAGTAACAAAG GGCGAAGAAGAGTTCGTGTTCTCTGATGTGTCCGAGAAACCTATTCCATCCCTGTTGCGAGGTTATAGTGCTCCTATTCGCCTAAACTCTGATCTCACAGAGAACGATTTGTTTTTCCTTCTTGCTCATGATTCAGATGAGTTCAATCG GTGGGAAGCTGGACAAATATTGGCAAGAAAATTAATGCTAAGTCAAGTTGTTAATTTCCAAAAAGATAATGCGTTGGTTATTGATCCACAGTTTGTGCATGGTTTTAAGTGTATAATCTTGGATTCGAGTCTAGATAAG GAATTTATTGCAAAAGCAATAACTCTCCCCGGTGAAGGTGAGATAATGGACATGATGGAAGTAGCCGATCCCGATGCGGTCCATGCAGTTCGGTCCTTTATCAGAAAACAGCTCGCTTCTGAATTGAAACAAGAGTTTTTAAATCTG GTGAAAGAAAATAGGAGCTCTGAGAAGTACGAGTTCAACCACGCCAATATGGCAAGACGTGCACTAAAGAACACCGCTCTCG cgtatCTTGCATCTCTTGAGGACAAAGAGATTAATGAGCTTGTGTTGAATGAATACAAAACGGCGACAAATATGACGGATCAGTTTTCAGCTCTGGCAGCTTTAGCTCAGAAACCTGGTAAAGCGCGAGATGAAGCTTTGGCGGATTTTTATAACCAATGGCAGGACGACTACTTG GTGGTTAACAAGTGGTTTGCGCTTCAATCCTCGTCTGATATTCCTGGGAACGTTGAGAATGTTCGGAAGCTTTTGAGCCACCCAGCATTTGACTTAAAAAATCCCAACAAG GTGTATTCACTGATTGGAGGATTTTGTGCATCACCGGTTAATTTCCATGCAAAAGATGGTTCCGGCTACGAGTTCTTGGGAGAAATTGTGGTGCAGCTTGACAAACTGAACCCTCAG GTGGCGTCTCGGATGGTTTCGGCCTTTTCTAGGTGGAAGCGCTATGATGAAACCCGACAAAACCTTGCCAAG GCGCAACTGGAGATGATTGTGTCGGCTAATGGGCTATCCGAAAATGTTTACGAGATCTCTTCGAAGAGTTTGGCTGTTTAG